The window agagagagagagagagagagagagagagagagagagagagagagagagagagagagagagagagagagagagagagagagaaagagagagagagagagagagagagagagagagagagagagagagagagagagagagagagagagagagagagagagagagagagagagagagagagagagagagagatcccaataaTTCTAAACACGAGTATATACTAACACCGAGCACATATCCAGGATTCTTTGTCCTTAAAGTGGAGAGTTCACACACTATCAACAACAGTGGTCTCCACCAGCCGTCAGACATCCCCATCGTTTCTCCACCTCTACAATTCACCATCAGGTTCCACCTCTACAATTCACCATCAGATACCTTCTGGTGTGTCTCTTTATCAGTGTCTCTTTGACCTCAGTGGCAACAATCCGTATTGTCACTATCTTCCCCCAGCTTCTTATATTCAACATACCTTAAACAGTTAGCTTTGACCCCTCCCAACTAACACTGATTCGTTAATGAGTTTGCCTTAATGATTTTTGCGTTTGAAGTTATTTTGGTGTTTATCTCTCAAAAGAAAAGTCTATGGAGTCCATTGCTGTTCTAAGATGTACTGTATTGTCCCTGTACTTCCCTGTATCATTTCAACTACGTGGCGTATTTAGCTTTTTAAGCAGATAGTTCCCTGTAATCACAGGTCACATAGTGCTGATAATGATCCAACCCCTTAAACCAACATTTAAGGGGTTTTCTTACAGTAACATAACCCATTTCCCTCCGATCCCTTACTTCCCCACATGCAATCTATAACAATACATTATTTTGTTGTatttctactcagtattttaatgagtttCACCGCCCTATGTTACTAAGGAATCTGTAATCTACAGATTCGCAGTGCTCTGCAGATAAGGCTCGCAGCAACACTAATGTTGATTTTCTTCACATGATTGCTGAAGTATTAgaaataatatttataaataaatacaaaataatttaGCACGCTTCGATCGATACACATTATCTGGCAACATATAAATATATCAGATGCGGGAtaactggagtgtttcaagcgaaggACAGACATACAGATGAGAGTGGTGAGTCGCTGGGTAGGGGGAAGCACAAGAGCGCTTCGCATGGGGGGTTTTCTCTACTCTTGTGGATGGTTCAAACGAGCTGGCGGTTAGAGCATAATTCAGTGAATCATTGGAAAATAAAGTGGAAAACAAAGTGACGTGGAAATTGAGTCACTGAACTGAAGTAAACATGTTTGGGAAGCGGGACTAGAAGTCGAGCTTGTCactgtaagcacatctaggtgagtacttcTAGGGAAAGTACATTTAGGGAGTACATCTAAGTGAAtggaaaaaaaagaaagaaaataagaaagaaagaagaaagaaagaaagtacATAAAGAAAGTACATAAGAAAGTACGTACTAAGAAAGTACATAAATATATGAGAGTACATCTAGATAAGTATATGGGAGTACATCTAGGCGAGTTCATCTTGTTGAATACATAtaggagtacatctaggtgagtacatatatgctagtacatctaggtgagtacatatatgctagtacatctaggtgagtacatatatgcTAGTACATCTAAGTGAGTACATATATgctagtacatctaggtgagtacatatatgctagtacatctaagtgagtacatataggagtacatctaggtgagtacatataggagtacatctaggtgagtacatatatgctagtacatctaggtgagtacatatatgctagtacatctaagtgagtacatataggagtacatctaggtgagtacatataggagtacatctaggtgagtacatatatgctagaacatctaggtgagtacatatatggtagtacatgtaggagagtacacacatctATGACGTCAGTAACTGTCAACAAAGATAACCTGGTTTCTATGCCTGACCAAATTATTTAATTGGAACAGGAAAGTCGAGTGAGGCGGCAGAGGTTCTGGTGGATGGTCCTGGTGGTGTCGGAGTTGTCGGGGGTGATGTCGGTGCTGTCGGGGCTGGTGTCGGCGTTGTCGGGGCTGGTGTCGGTGTTGTCGGGGCTGGTGTCGGCGTTGTCGGGGCTGGTGTCGGCGTTGTCGGGGCTGGTGTCGGCGTTGTCGGGGCTGGTGTCGGCGTTGTCGGGGCTGGTGTCGGCGTTGTCGGGGCTGGTGTCGGCGTTGTCGGGGCTGGTGTCGGCGTTGTCGGGGCTGGTGTCGGCGTTGTCGGGGCTGGTGTCGGCGTTGTCGGTTgttgggggagaggaggaggaggaggaggaggatggtgttGGCATTGTAGGGTGGATGGTGTTGTGTGTTAAGCGCGTACAACTATTACCCAACAACTacagttgttgggtggtagttgtaTGGGGTTGTATTATTCGTGGGGGCGTGTCACAACTGTGGCGTGGTTGTGGGGTGATTTTGGGTGTTGTGTTtgttatttgtaatattatgtgtaTTATCTTACTAAGATCGTTTTGAACTGATCAATTAAAAATGGATCCAAATTGTACAAACCATTACTGATATTTATGTTGCAAGGTTCTGTAatgtgtattaaagcagattaaaAAATGTTTCTATTGAAAATGAATATTTTACAATTTGTTACTGAAGAAGACCCATTCAAGTTAGTTTGGTGAGAATTTCTttacaaatgaacaaataaaacGTTAGATAATTTACCACTTTTTAAAGTGTATTGATGTTGCAAAATTCGAAATTTGATTTTTTAAGATGTTTGACCTATATAGAATATATTACTATAATTTACaagatattttgtaagtaacaaaGTTATTGTTACAAGgtctgtttctaactaataattTTCCAAGAATATTTTCATAATTAAACACCTCATGTACTTCGAAAAGTTTCAAGGTCTTGACAATATTTTCGAACCCAGAAAAGTATAGTAAACATATCACATTTTtgggcgaattttctcaatgcTGATTTTTGTCATAATGTGTACGTTGAGTTTTGCTCTCAAACTCACAAGAAAATTACTGTATCGCAAAGCTTGAAACCTTTAGAATACATATTTTCATATTCTTAACCTAAGAACTCAGGACTAACAATTCGAAGAGCTTTTAGGTACACggaataggttatcttgaggttatcttgagatgatttcggggctttagtgtccccgcggcccggtcctcgaccaggcctccacccccaggaagcagcccgtgacagctgactaacacccaggtacctattttactgctaggtaacaggggcatagggtgaaagaaactctgcccattgtttctcgccggcgcctgggatcgaacccaggaccacaggatcacaagtcccgcgtgctgtccgctcggccgaccggctcctcgccGGTCGGGTACACAGAGGAAAAAATAGATTGTTTAACACTATATCTATGTCCACTGAAATGTTAAACACATGACAACTTTTTAGTTGGTCTACCTAAAATAAGTGTAGAACTCTTTGTAATTGACGGGGGTCATGTAATTATTTCTTGATGGTAAGTGCACTCTGAGAAAGGGCCAAATGCTTCGGTGTCAAACAATTTTAGAAGAGTTTAGAGTTGTAAACTCTAAATTCTTCTGAGATTGTTGCAGTCAAGCCTCAGTGGATCACTGATTTAAAACCATTTAAGTCCTCAGGACAGATGTTTTGCAATGGTAGAGTCAGGAAACCAGTTCTGATTATACGTGACACTGGGGGTTTCACGCTCTCATTCTGGATTTTGCATTACTAGATGAACACACCGTAAACGCAGGAGAAGTTATGTTAATTCAAGGGATTCCAGGGCCGGTGAAACAGGTACCACTGACTCGGATAACTTTACATCCTAAATTCATCCATCGCATCTGTACTGGAGGAGTCAGTGCACAGTTATCTTTTCCAGGTGTTGAAGTTATTCTGGGTAATAATTTAGCTGGTCACGAGATACTCGGGACGGAAAATCGTATTATGTTATCTGAGCCTACAGTAAGGTCGTACTGGCATGAATCGACGCAAAGAATGTTGTCGTAACCCCTACCTTCGCTGTGGAAGGCAGGGGATATAGGTGGTAAATTTGAGATGCCCCAAAGACCAGAGCCTCTCCGGAGGAGTATAAGGAAGGGGGATCGCTTGAAGACATTATAATCGACTTGGATAATGAATCTGAGCCAGTAGCAGAGACTCCCCCCGCCTCTACCATACACTGAGaggagtgaaggtgaggaggtcaTTGTTCAGGTTACTCAACAGAGTCCTCCAGAATCCGAACCTCCTTGCATCTTCAGTGCAAGATGAACCAGTCTTACAGAGTGTTGTGAGGAGGCTGTCTCGTCAGAGGACGCCCTCCAGGAGACGGTTAGGTATTATTGCGAAGATCACCTTCTgataatatagttgtgcattaattggctgttgattgctggtttcgacttcttaatgtgtagtgcctcgcagatatcaagccgcctgctatcgctgtatacaTGACTTGATTTTTCTCGTCAGCCTTTTTTTTCtactacagccttttatatgtttcgctaaaggtctgctctgaataaagaGAGCAAAGAATATAACTAGTCATAAATGGTCAGAACAAAAACAAATTTGATAAAAATTAAAATGTAGACCCGTGTCAGATGACTATGATGTAATACATCGGCTTGTCCTTCATATTAGCAACTGGGACAGAGTTCTCCAAGCCGGCCATTATGATCTTGAGGAAGGGCAGCAAGGAGTCACAAAATTCATAAGATGTGCTACACTGTATTTTCCAAAAATGAAAAAGGATATGACCAGATATTGTAGCGTGTGTGCAGTGTATTATCAGGAAGGTCAAACTAGACTGTGACTAGAGCTCCATTATAAACCATTATTCTAAAGGAACCATTTTCACCTTATTGTCTAGGACTGCAGGGGACTGCAACCCAGGACAAAGTGTGTTaaaatttatttgattttttggtGTATTTAACCACCAGATTTCCGGAAGGGTATTCTGAAGGAAATATTAGAGCTGGAACTTTTATTTTGCATCTGGTTAGGTTCTTTTTGGCGTTTGGTTTGCCAAAAGTAATCCAAATGGAGAGCGGGAGCAATTTTAAGTCTAACACCTCTGACAAGTTTTATCGTACTCCTGGAATTGAGTACAAGGTTTCGAGTTGTTAGTTGCACCAGAACCAAGATCACCAGACTCCCAAACAGATGCTGAAAGCAACTGGTGAGTTTTCTGATCAGGACTGCGATGAAAAACTTCCTTTTGTGTTGTTTGGAGCCCAGAAGTGGCTTAAGAATTCTTTAGGCTGTTCTCTATTCCAACTTGTGTTCGTGTACTAGGTCCGGGGACCCCCGTGAAGATGTTTCGGAGAAAGTTGTTGGGTAATGTAATTTTGTTTGGCCGGAGGTCAATATCTGTACGATGTTAAAAGGAGGCTGCGTGTCAGCAAGGCTTGAAAACAGGCAAGGGAGACCCAGAGGGCCACGAAGGAGGAGCGTTACAACCACTTCAAGAGTAAGCTAAGGACGTTTGAGCCCCTTGGATCTGGTTCTTGTGTAGAAACCTCTTTAGGGGAACTCTGTGTCTCACAAGTCCGATGGTCTGCATATTGTGTTGTAAAAATTGGGAGACGTAACAAAGTGAGAATTGTTGAAATAGAAAACATGTTATGATGGTACACCTGAACAAACTAAGACACTTTCAAAGGCATCACTCTACTGACTGCACTGTAAATTGTGCCAATGACGTGAAAGATATGGGCACTGGGGCGTTAGCTATTCCCAAACTATTTCTAGTCATATAGAGATGCTGTATCACTTGTAATGTGTCTAGCGTGATGACGTCTAGCAGCCTGTTAGGAAGTTCTCCAGCTAGTTTGGGACGAATCCTACCCAGACGGATGTCAGCAGTCAAGACATCCAGGTCACTGATCCCACCCAACTCAAGTTCATCCATTAAGGATGACGCCAGAGAACAAGACAATCATCCAACCCTTTACctgttctctctttctctcagccTCTTTCTTTTCCCGTTCAACCCTTCGTCTCTTTCTCAGCTATTTTCTTTACCCGTTCACCCTACTCTTTCTCTCTACATACCACAGCAATCTTTTGTCATCAGGTGCTATAGTTCCCTCACCGGTCCCTCCGCCTCCAAACGCTGGTAGTGGCAGCGAGTCAATCTTACAGGGGGACACGCTCGAAAAATATCCTTGCATTTTCCGCTGCgcttttgttcccatttcctttgATTCGTGAACTTCGGAGCCGCCCTGCAAGGGGCGCCACTTTGGTGCTTGCCAATAAACACTTAACCTTTAGTCTGTACACACGTTGGAGGGGCAAGGTAGGCTGAGCGgtcaagggatcctgtacgccagcagagtgctcctggcagtatgggttcgagtcacttctggggtgtgagttttcagttgcatatagtcctggggaccattcaggcttgttcgcatatatatatatttatatatttatttattttcatgaatgaatgaataaacAGAAACAAAAAACATGTGATTCAGCTATGAGTACGTATCTTCAGAGGAAGAGTGAAACGAAAATTCTGAATGTTTTCGTGTTTCACCACattatcaatgtgtgtgtgtgtgtgtgtgtgtgtgtgtgtgtgtgtgtgtgtgtgtgtgtgtgtgtgtgtgtgtgtgtgtgtactcacctagttgtactcacctagttgtgtttgcgggggttgagctctggctctttggtccagcctctcaaccgtcaatcaacaggtgtacagattcctgagcctatcgggctctgtcatatctacacttgaaactgtgtatggagtcagcctccaccacatcacttcctaatgcattccatttgtcaaccaatctaacactaaaaaagttctttctaatatctctgtggctcatgtgtgtgtgtgtgtgtgtgtgtgtgtgtgtgtgtatgtatgagtgtgtatgtttgtgtgtgtatgtgtgtgtatgtatgagtgtgtatgtgtgtgtgtgggctcatACAATTTCTTAAAGACCTAAATCTGGACACAATAGTGACTCTCCAAGACATTCCAATCACAATCCTCAACAGCCCACCAAAGGGGAAtatcctggagagagagagagagacctcacCCAAAGAGGAACTCAATCTCCTTGGCTAAACTACCTGAATGAATAGCTACATAATGCTGCTGACTTCAGAGGCACCTGCCTCTCTCCACGCCTCCTTGGGCACTCCTAGGTTCCTGTTAGGCAATGCATCAAGCAACATTCCAGTTGCAGAAGTGAATGGACAGGTTCCCTGTATCTGACGCAACACGTGAACGCAGTATTGTGTGGGGTAGGGAGGCCACTGGGTAACCTAATTCTCGCTGCTCCTTCATACTCTtgggttatatatacatatatatatatatatatatatatatatatatatatatatatatatatatatatatatatatatatatatatatatat of the Procambarus clarkii isolate CNS0578487 chromosome 56, FALCON_Pclarkii_2.0, whole genome shotgun sequence genome contains:
- the LOC123770862 gene encoding membrane-spanning 4-domains subfamily A member 18-like, with protein sequence MPTPSSSSSSSSPPTTDNADTSPDNADTSPDNADTSPDNADTSPDNADTSPDNADTSPDNADTSPDNADTSPDNADTSPDNTDTSPDNADTSPDSTDITPDNSDTTRTIHQNLCRLTRLSCSN